The DNA segment GAAAACGGGTAGGAGTTGTACTGCCCGTCGGGATATGAGGCGGTGCTTCCGGGGAGGAGACACCCCGGAGGAACAGTCAGGTGCCGGCGAGATTTTTACATGAGTACATTTCAAAAAACGGGAGGAGAAAGGAATGCGGACAAAAACGTTGAAAGCAGGTATCCTGCTTATTGCTTCGCTGCTTGTTCTCTTTATGTTAATTATGTTAAGCGGGTGCGGCTCTAAACCGTCCGGTCAGAGTGCGGGAGCGCCGCAAAAAACCGTTGTCACCGACCTGGCCGGCCGGCAGGTGGAGGTACCCGTTCCGGCAAATAAGGTAGTGGCCATTGGCCCCGGTGCCCTGCGGCTGGTTTGCTACGTCAACGGCGCGGCCAAGGTGGTGGGAGTAGAAGAGCTGGAAAAAAAGCAGCCTACCGGCCGGCCATACATTCTGGCCCACCCTGAGCTAAAGGATTTGCCTACCATTGGCCAGGGAGGACCAGATTCCACACCTGACGCCGAGAAGCTTGTCAGCGTGAAACCCGATGTGATTTTCGTCGCCTACCTCGCGGACAAGGCGCAGGCCGATGAGTTGCAGGCTAAGACGAACATCCCAGTGGTGGTACTTAGCTACGGCCGGCTGGCCACCTTTGATGAGGATGTCTACAAGTCTCTGCTGTTGATTGGCAAAATCATCGGCAATGAAGAAAGGGCCCGGGAAGTAGTTGCTTATCTGCAAAAATGCCAGCAGGACTTGCAGGAGAGAACGAAGGACATTCCTGAGGATAAGAAACCCAAGGTTTACGTGGGCGCTTTGGGCATGAAGGGCGTGCACGGCATCGAAAGCACCCAGGCCAAATACCCGCCCTTTGTAGCGATCAATGCCCGCAACGTGGTGGACGAGACGGGCAGAACCGGAAGCGTCATGATCGACAAGGAGAAACTTTTAAGCTGGGACCCTGACATCATCTTCCTCGACCAAGGGGGCCTGGCTCTGGTTCGGGAGGACTATAAGAAAAACCCGCAGTTTTACCAATCCTTGCGGGCGGTCAGGGAAGGGCGGGTGTACGGCCAGATTCCCTACAATTACTATACCACCAACATCGATACCGCCATTGCCGATACCTACTATGCTGGCAAAGTGATTTTTCCCGAACAATTTAAAGATATTGACCCAACCCAAAAAGCCGATGAGATTTACCAGTTCCTTTTGGGCAAACCTCTGTATCAACAAATGGCCAAGGATTTCGGCGGATTTAGAAAGATCGAGCTGGCTAACTCCTAACTGATGAGGAGCAGGGAAAGATGCGACAGCTGGCAGCGGAAAACTGCCCCCATAGTTACTTAAAATATACTCAAAGAAAAGTCCTCACTATTAGCTTGCTAGCCCTTCTCACCGTAGCTTTGGGCATTTACGCCATTAACGCTGGGGCGGCGGATCTTTCGCCAACCCAGGTGCTGCTGACGTTGCTGGGCAAAGGAGAAGAACGGCTAAGCATCATTGTGTGGAACATCCGGTTACCCCGGGTGCTGGCGGCCATCACGGCCGGGGTGGGCCTCTCCGTCGCCGGTTGCGTGATGCAGAACATCCTGCGCAACCCCCTGGCGTCGCCTTTCACTTTGGGCGTTTCCCAGGGTGCAGCCTTTGGCGCGGCCGTGGCCATCCTGGCCCTGGGGGCGGGAAGCACCCACAGCACCAGCACCGACGCCGTCATCATCAACAACCCCTACCTGGTGACCGTTTTCGCCTTTGCCGGGGCAATGGCAACAACTCTGATAGTGCTCTTCCTTGCCCAGGTCCGGGGGGTCACTCCCGAAGCCATGGTGCTGGCGGGGGTGGCCCTGGGCTCCCTCTTTTCCGCCGCCACCATAATCCTACAGTTTTTTGCTAGCGACGTTCAGGTGGCTTCAATTGTTTTCTGGACCTTCGGCGACGTCGGCCGGGCTTCCTGGCGGGAGCTAGAAATCATGGCTGCGGTAACCGGCGCCTCCCTCCTCTATTTTCTGGCCAACCGATGGAATTACAACGCTCTGGACGGCGGCGAGGAGACGGCCAAGGGGCTCGGGGTTGACGTCGAGAGGCTCAGGTTGACGACGATGTTCCTGGCCTCGCTCGTCACGGCGGTGGCCGTTTCTTTTCTGGGCATCATTGGGTTTATCGGCTTGGTCGGCCCGCAGCTGATGCGCAGGGTGCTCGGCGGCGACCACCGTTTTTTGCTCCCGGCTGCCAGTGTTGCGGGAGGGCTTTTGCTCCTTGCTTCTGATACTCTGGCCAGGACCATCATCTCCCCGGTGGTTTTGCCGGTGGGGGCGATCACTTCCTTTATGGGCGCTCCTTTGTTTCTCTATCTTCTGTCCAGGGGGTATGGCAAGAAATGATTCTGGCTGTAGACGGCGTGGAATTCAGTTACAGCAGCCGGCCCGTGTTGCGGAATATCAAATTTGAGGTTGAGAGAGGGGAATTTTTTGCCATCCTTGGTAACAACGGGGCCGGAAAGTCCACCCTTTTAAAGTGTCTGAACCGGGTTTTAAAGCCGCAGCGGGGGACCATTCTCCTTGAAAAAAGTGACCTCTTTTCCCTCAGCCGGCGGGAAGTAGCCCGCCACCTGGGATACGTGGCCCAAAGATACGAAAGCACCCGGTTTACAGTTTTTGATGCCGTGCTCTTAGGCAGAAAACCCCATATCAAGTGGGGTACTACCGCCAGGGACCTGGAAGTCGTCCGGAAGGTTCTGGCGATCTTGGGCCTGGAGGAGTTTTCTTTGCGCTACCTGGACGAATTGAGTGGAGGAGAACTGCAAAAGGTGATTGTTGCCCGGGCCTTGGCCCAGGAACCGCGGGTTCTCTTGCTGGACGAACCTACCAGCAACCTGGATTTGAGAAACCAGCTTGAGGTTTTGCAAACGGTGAAAAGAGCGGTCAGGGAACAGAACCTGGCGGCAGTGGTGGTCATGCACGACCTTAATCTGGCCTTGCGGTTTGCAGATAAATTTTTGCTTCTTAAGAACAGGACTATTTTTGCCTGTGGGGGGATGGAAATCATAACGCCAGAAAACATCGCCAGCGTCTACGGTGTCCCCGTAGCCGTGGAAAGGCTGGCCAACATTCCCGTAATCGTGCCGCTGTAACAACCGCTAGCAACAGGATATTCGCTCCCATGGTTCCTTATTCACCCAGGTGGCTTGCGACCAAACTCCTGGAGGATGACGTATGCCTTTTGGAGGACCAAGGGAATCCTCATCCACATGTGGGAGCGGGATAGCGCTTTTGTCCGTAAGGCTGGCAGCGTCATCCTCGGAGTGGTCTTGCTGGTATGGGTTCCGCCCTCGCTAAGCAAGTCGGCACCAAGCAGTCGGCCATAGCCCGCCTCGAAAGCGGAAGCTACAATCCCAGCCTGGGGGCTTCCGGCCAGGGTAGCCGAGGCCCTGGATGCCGAGCTTCACATTTCTTTGGAGCCCAGGGGCTAGGTTGGGCTCCTATCCTGCCGGCGCTCCCTCTCGATAGCTTCAGCCACCCAGGACCGGATGAGCGTCTGGTAAGGAATGTCTTTCTTCCTGGCGATCTCTTTGACAGCTTGAATCTGGGTTGGGCGCAGGCGCAGGGTGACCCTTTTCAGGGCACGGGCCCTGACTTTCGCCTCAAGCCCGGAGTCAAGCTCGACATCAACCGGCTCAAGCGCATCCCAGTGATCGGCCAGGCTGTGCGTGTCCCAGTAATTGGCTTCCTCCCGCTCGGTTTTGAACTCAGGGATTTTTTTTGCCACTGCTAACCCCTCCTCTCACGGCGGTATGTGCGCCTCTCTTTGTCGTCCATATCCCTGGCAGTGACGACACGGGCGATCCCCCCAGGCTTAATTGCGAAGATGACAGCCAGGTACCTGCCTTCATCCGTCTGGCCCAGGGCGTGGTATGTTCCAGCTCGGGATTTCCTGACAAGATGCCTGTTGCAAAGGACCTCTTCGGCTTCTTCTGGACTTACGTTGTGTTTGGCTATATGGCCTGTGTTAGCGCTATCCCACTGGAAACCCGTGATTTTCATATACAGCACCCGCTCATAAGATATACTTTTGTATTGCTCTTGTCAAGACAAATGATTAGGTAGACGGCGGTAACAACCCCTTGGGGGAGGTTACCAATGTTTACCTAGGAGATGATTCTCGGGTTGTGGCCAACGCTCTAGGCTCCATTTAGTCACTTGGCAGGCTGTTCCTGAACCGGAGGTGCCGGGGCCGTCGACGGGGGAAGGCTGGAAGCATTGGGATCAGAAGGGGTGGATGGCGCCGGTGATGCGGATGGTGCCGGTGATGTGGGTGGTGCTGGCGACGATGAGCCGGAGGGCACCCCCGGCGCTCCTGCCCCTGGCCAGGGGCCAAATACCATATCTGGCACCGGGCCCACGATTACCGCATCGGCCAAGGGAACAGTAGTTTGAATTTCTACTTCAGTCTTTAAAAGTGGCACCAGAATTTCCGCCCAAGCATCCACTTGTAGAAAGATGCGATGGCGAGTTTGGTTGATGCCCGCGCTGGTAAAGGAATCGGTCAGGCCCGTTCTTACCGTGCCGATAGGGATCACGGTGAAAGTTATCTTGGGGCCGTAGGCCGCCAAGAGGTCGCTCCCCAGGATTTGCCCCAAGGGAATGCCCAGCTTTCGCTCCTTGATCTCGGAAAGGGCCTTTTGGATCTTTAAGGTGGCCTCCGAGGTAACCTGCATCACCCGAGCAGTATTGGCCTGAAGCAGCATCACTCCCTGGTCGTTTTTTTCCACCTTGACCAAATCGCTGTAGGACACATCGGCAGCCACTTGTTCCAAGACCGCCCGGTGGATAGCTTCATTTAGCGCCCAAGAAGCTTGGGCCTTGGCCAGCTCGGCAAAGGTGCCGCGCAAGCTTAACTCCAAGCTGAGGAAAGCTGCCAGCCCGCCAACCAGGATCAAACCAATCAACAACGCCATGCCCGGCCTTCGAAAGGCTACCTTTCGGGGCCTGAAGCCACGGTACCGGCGCACTTTCCCCACCCCCACCAGTCGGCCTAGCCCTTCAGCTACCAATATATGCTCAGGAGCGAAGCTTTATTTGGGCAAACCTCCTTTTGCCGGCCTGCAGGACCATGCCATCTGCTACTTCCACTTCCAGCTCTGGGTCCCGCACCGGGACGCCATCGACTTTAACTCCGCCTTGGCTTACGAGCCGCTTGCCCTCACTAGTGCTCGTTACCAGCCCGGCCAGGAGCAACAGCCGCGGGAGCCATATCTTTCCCTCCCTGAGCTCCTTAGGATCGATCACCGCTTCCGGCAGCGAGCTAGGTAGTTCCTTATGGCGAAAAATACGAACGAATTCGTCCTCGGCCGCCTGGGCCGCTTCCGCCCCATGGAAATCCTTGACCAGCTCCCTTGCCAACCGCATTTTGGCATCTCGAGGGTTCACCAGCCCTCGCGCCAATCCCTCTTCCAAAGCCACGATTTCTCCAGGCGGCACCGAAGTAACCAACTCAAAATATCGGACAATGAGTTCATCGGGAATGGACATGGTCTTACCATAGATTTCCGCGGGCGGCTCATTAATGCCGATATAGTTTCCGAGGCTCTTGGACATCTTGTGGACCCCGTCGGTGCCCTCCAAAATCGGCATCATCATGGCCACCTGGGGCTCTTGACCGTACTCGCGCTGCAGCTCGCGCCCTACCAAGAGGTTGAACTTCTGGTCG comes from the Clostridia bacterium genome and includes:
- a CDS encoding iron ABC transporter substrate-binding protein; amino-acid sequence: MRTKTLKAGILLIASLLVLFMLIMLSGCGSKPSGQSAGAPQKTVVTDLAGRQVEVPVPANKVVAIGPGALRLVCYVNGAAKVVGVEELEKKQPTGRPYILAHPELKDLPTIGQGGPDSTPDAEKLVSVKPDVIFVAYLADKAQADELQAKTNIPVVVLSYGRLATFDEDVYKSLLLIGKIIGNEERAREVVAYLQKCQQDLQERTKDIPEDKKPKVYVGALGMKGVHGIESTQAKYPPFVAINARNVVDETGRTGSVMIDKEKLLSWDPDIIFLDQGGLALVREDYKKNPQFYQSLRAVREGRVYGQIPYNYYTTNIDTAIADTYYAGKVIFPEQFKDIDPTQKADEIYQFLLGKPLYQQMAKDFGGFRKIELANS
- a CDS encoding BrnT family toxin; protein product: MKITGFQWDSANTGHIAKHNVSPEEAEEVLCNRHLVRKSRAGTYHALGQTDEGRYLAVIFAIKPGGIARVVTARDMDDKERRTYRRERRG
- a CDS encoding tyrosine--tRNA ligase, which codes for MAPDFKTQLAVLKRGVAEIVPEEDFERKLKRSIQQRKPLKVKLGMDPTAPDIHLGHTVALRKLRQFQDLGHQVILIIGDFTGRIGDPSGRSETRPQLSEEQIAENASTYRQQVFKILDPQRTTIVYNSQWLAKLNFADVLRLASKYTVARMLERDDFSKRFQDGLPIGLHEFFYPLMQGYDSVALNCDIEMGGTDQKFNLLVGRELQREYGQEPQVAMMMPILEGTDGVHKMSKSLGNYIGINEPPAEIYGKTMSIPDELIVRYFELVTSVPPGEIVALEEGLARGLVNPRDAKMRLARELVKDFHGAEAAQAAEDEFVRIFRHKELPSSLPEAVIDPKELREGKIWLPRLLLLAGLVTSTSEGKRLVSQGGVKVDGVPVRDPELEVEVADGMVLQAGKRRFAQIKLRS
- a CDS encoding ABC transporter ATP-binding protein, coding for MILAVDGVEFSYSSRPVLRNIKFEVERGEFFAILGNNGAGKSTLLKCLNRVLKPQRGTILLEKSDLFSLSRREVARHLGYVAQRYESTRFTVFDAVLLGRKPHIKWGTTARDLEVVRKVLAILGLEEFSLRYLDELSGGELQKVIVARALAQEPRVLLLDEPTSNLDLRNQLEVLQTVKRAVREQNLAAVVVMHDLNLALRFADKFLLLKNRTIFACGGMEIITPENIASVYGVPVAVERLANIPVIVPL
- a CDS encoding iron ABC transporter permease, translated to MRQLAAENCPHSYLKYTQRKVLTISLLALLTVALGIYAINAGAADLSPTQVLLTLLGKGEERLSIIVWNIRLPRVLAAITAGVGLSVAGCVMQNILRNPLASPFTLGVSQGAAFGAAVAILALGAGSTHSTSTDAVIINNPYLVTVFAFAGAMATTLIVLFLAQVRGVTPEAMVLAGVALGSLFSAATIILQFFASDVQVASIVFWTFGDVGRASWRELEIMAAVTGASLLYFLANRWNYNALDGGEETAKGLGVDVERLRLTTMFLASLVTAVAVSFLGIIGFIGLVGPQLMRRVLGGDHRFLLPAASVAGGLLLLASDTLARTIISPVVLPVGAITSFMGAPLFLYLLSRGYGKK
- the yunB gene encoding sporulation protein YunB; its protein translation is MRRYRGFRPRKVAFRRPGMALLIGLILVGGLAAFLSLELSLRGTFAELAKAQASWALNEAIHRAVLEQVAADVSYSDLVKVEKNDQGVMLLQANTARVMQVTSEATLKIQKALSEIKERKLGIPLGQILGSDLLAAYGPKITFTVIPIGTVRTGLTDSFTSAGINQTRHRIFLQVDAWAEILVPLLKTEVEIQTTVPLADAVIVGPVPDMVFGPWPGAGAPGVPSGSSSPAPPTSPAPSASPAPSTPSDPNASSLPPSTAPAPPVQEQPAK